The Micromonospora sp. NBC_01740 genome includes a window with the following:
- a CDS encoding sensor histidine kinase, whose amino-acid sequence MRTGAAAQHHGYYHEAVRYDSDDELLAVAVPFLLGGVEAGEPTFVALGERTGGLVRSALPAGSGVEFLPGGDVYARPAAAIRSYRQLLAEQVAAGAGQIRIIGEVPSVSFGATWDWWARYESAINHAYDDFPLWSMCAYDTRITPPEVLADVARTHPRFATPDGRHVPSPTWTPPREFLRQGRRVVPDPLQAQPPAMELTDPTAAEARAAVHKADQGQVPDDDVEDLVVAVSEIVTNALRHGRPPVRLRVWAGDDRIVATVSDGGDGPGDPFCGLLPVSDGAPGGLGLWITYQSCNHVTWQRDDTGFTLRLTAGKAYTG is encoded by the coding sequence ATGAGGACGGGTGCGGCCGCCCAGCACCACGGCTACTACCACGAGGCCGTGCGCTACGACTCCGACGACGAGCTGCTCGCCGTGGCGGTGCCGTTCCTGCTCGGCGGCGTCGAGGCGGGCGAGCCGACCTTCGTGGCCCTGGGCGAGCGCACCGGCGGGCTGGTCCGCTCGGCGCTGCCGGCCGGTTCCGGGGTCGAGTTCCTGCCCGGCGGCGACGTCTACGCCCGGCCCGCCGCCGCCATCCGCTCCTACCGCCAGCTCCTCGCCGAGCAGGTGGCCGCCGGCGCCGGGCAGATCCGGATCATCGGTGAGGTGCCCTCGGTCTCGTTCGGCGCGACCTGGGACTGGTGGGCCCGCTACGAGTCGGCGATAAACCACGCGTACGACGACTTCCCGCTGTGGAGCATGTGCGCGTACGACACCCGGATCACGCCGCCGGAGGTGCTGGCGGACGTGGCCCGGACGCACCCCCGGTTCGCCACCCCCGACGGGCGGCACGTGCCCAGCCCGACCTGGACGCCGCCGAGGGAATTCCTGCGGCAGGGCCGCCGGGTCGTGCCCGACCCCCTCCAGGCGCAGCCGCCGGCCATGGAGCTGACGGACCCGACGGCGGCCGAGGCGCGCGCCGCCGTGCACAAGGCCGACCAGGGCCAGGTGCCGGACGACGACGTGGAGGATCTGGTCGTCGCGGTGAGCGAGATCGTCACCAACGCGCTGCGCCACGGCAGGCCGCCGGTCCGACTGCGCGTGTGGGCCGGCGACGACCGCATCGTGGCGACGGTCAGCGACGGCGGCGACGGGCCGGGCGATCCGTTCTGCGGGCTGCTCCCCGTGTCCGACGGCGCCCCCGGCGGGCTCGGCCTCTGGATCACCTACCAGTCCTGCAACCACGTCACCTGGCAGCGCGACGACACCGGGTTCACGCTCCGGCTGACGGCCGGGAAGGCGTACACCGGCTGA
- a CDS encoding MEDS domain-containing protein, with amino-acid sequence MINSERRTAPGSHICWSYDDLESLADQAERHLAAGLAAGERFWYVTPRPSDLVAERLHALPSFTDAERRGAAAVVPLVSTYSPDQVVDPATQVAAYAAATDEALAAGHTGLRVVAEATELVRTPAQLDVFTRYEHQIDRYMRTRPFKAMCAYHRVKLGDRAVTELACMHPRTNVEDLLFQLYAVAPADGHAALAGELDMSNHDLFRTALDRADLRPTDGELVLSAAGLRFVDHRALTHLAEYAHRRGATAVLRTPRSAAARLVELLDLPGVRVEVTP; translated from the coding sequence ATGATCAACAGCGAACGGCGGACCGCGCCGGGCAGTCACATCTGCTGGTCGTACGACGACCTGGAATCCCTCGCCGACCAGGCGGAGCGCCACCTCGCCGCGGGCCTCGCGGCCGGCGAGCGCTTCTGGTACGTGACACCGCGCCCCTCGGACCTGGTGGCCGAGCGGCTGCACGCGCTGCCGAGTTTCACCGACGCGGAGCGCCGGGGCGCCGCCGCGGTGGTCCCCCTGGTCTCGACCTACTCGCCCGACCAGGTCGTCGACCCGGCGACGCAGGTCGCCGCCTACGCGGCCGCCACGGACGAGGCGCTGGCCGCCGGCCACACCGGCCTACGCGTGGTCGCGGAGGCCACCGAACTCGTCCGCACCCCGGCCCAGCTCGACGTCTTCACCCGCTACGAGCACCAGATCGACCGCTACATGCGCACCCGGCCGTTCAAGGCCATGTGCGCCTACCACCGGGTGAAGCTGGGCGACCGGGCGGTCACCGAGCTGGCCTGCATGCACCCGCGGACCAACGTCGAGGACCTGCTGTTCCAGTTGTACGCCGTGGCGCCCGCCGACGGGCACGCCGCGCTCGCCGGCGAGCTGGACATGTCGAACCACGACCTGTTCCGCACCGCCCTGGACCGCGCCGACCTGCGGCCCACCGACGGTGAGCTGGTGCTGTCGGCGGCCGGCCTGCGTTTCGTGGACCACCGCGCCCTGACCCACCTGGCCGAGTACGCGCACCGCCGCGGCGCGACCGCCGTGCTGCGCACCCCCCGCTCGGCCGCGGCCCGCCTGGTGGAGCTGCTGGACCTGCCCGGCGTGCGGGTGGAGGTCACGCCATGA
- a CDS encoding ATP-binding protein, with the protein MGQLSSSTPPPQAVELRRWTLQEAVDLRALRASLHEELTGDVLGEGEALEEVPELVALIATELATNALRHGIPPTIVRLLATDDCLILDVADHDLGSLPQLAEARPVGDGGRGLELARALSLDVGWYATGTTKNIWASFPRTERLSGARSA; encoded by the coding sequence ATGGGCCAGCTGAGCAGTTCCACACCCCCGCCGCAGGCCGTTGAGCTGCGGCGGTGGACGTTGCAGGAGGCGGTGGACCTGCGTGCCCTGCGGGCGTCCCTGCACGAGGAACTGACCGGCGACGTGCTCGGGGAGGGCGAGGCCCTGGAGGAGGTTCCCGAGCTCGTCGCGCTGATCGCCACGGAGCTGGCGACGAACGCCCTGCGCCACGGGATCCCGCCGACCATCGTCCGGCTGCTCGCGACCGACGACTGCCTCATCCTCGACGTCGCCGACCACGACCTGGGGTCCCTGCCGCAGCTCGCCGAGGCCCGGCCCGTCGGCGACGGCGGGCGCGGCCTGGAGCTGGCCCGCGCCCTCTCCCTCGACGTCGGCTGGTACGCCACGGGCACCACCAAGAACATCTGGGCGTCCTTTCCCCGCACCGAGCGCCTCAGTGGCGCGCGGAGCGCCTGA
- the yidD gene encoding membrane protein insertion efficiency factor YidD: MFRRLRETARENRRQQRLMSKSKNPDGCCDCCDLGLFSTLLTLGAATAAATRAPVLDRAGVAAIRGYRRWLSPHWPGRCRFTPTCGAYGLTAVERHGLAVGGRMAAERVRRCRPGVPRGTHDPVRRPMSPGVSRPEIG; the protein is encoded by the coding sequence ATGTTCAGACGCCTCCGGGAGACGGCCCGCGAGAACCGCCGGCAGCAACGGCTCATGTCGAAGTCGAAGAACCCCGACGGCTGCTGCGACTGCTGCGACCTGGGGCTGTTCTCGACCCTGCTGACGCTCGGCGCGGCGACGGCGGCGGCGACCCGGGCGCCGGTGCTGGACCGGGCGGGGGTGGCGGCGATCCGGGGCTACCGCCGGTGGCTGTCGCCGCACTGGCCGGGACGGTGCCGCTTCACGCCGACCTGCGGGGCGTACGGGTTGACGGCGGTGGAACGGCACGGGTTGGCGGTGGGCGGACGGATGGCCGCCGAGCGGGTGCGTCGCTGCCGCCCGGGGGTGCCCCGGGGCACCCACGATCCGGTGCGCCGACCGATGAGCCCTGGAGTGAGCCGGCCGGAGATCGGGTAG
- a CDS encoding four-helix bundle copper-binding protein, whose amino-acid sequence MPSTTMPMLETYPKSINLDRAKLAAVVEALNTCAQACTACADACLSEDMVAELTKCVRTNLDCADICTTTARVLSRHTGYDANITRTLLEACATACKSCGDECAGHAGMHEHCRICAEACRACERACRDLLATMS is encoded by the coding sequence GTGCCAAGCACCACGATGCCGATGCTCGAGACGTACCCGAAGTCGATCAACCTGGACCGGGCCAAGCTGGCCGCCGTCGTCGAGGCGCTCAACACCTGCGCCCAGGCGTGCACCGCCTGCGCCGACGCCTGCCTGAGCGAGGACATGGTCGCCGAGCTGACGAAGTGCGTACGGACGAACCTGGACTGCGCGGACATCTGCACGACGACCGCCCGGGTGTTGTCCCGGCACACCGGCTACGACGCCAACATCACCCGCACGCTGCTGGAGGCGTGCGCCACCGCCTGCAAGTCCTGCGGCGACGAGTGCGCCGGCCACGCGGGCATGCACGAGCACTGCCGGATCTGCGCCGAGGCCTGCCGCGCGTGCGAGCGGGCCTGCCGGGACCTGCTCGCCACCATGAGCTGA
- a CDS encoding major royal jelly family protein, with protein MSGPVAAEPVGELELVHAFTGPMPTGVSVSHTGRIFVNFPKWGDEVPATVVELRDGREVPFPDERWNSPSGDDDAEAFVSVQSVVVDPADRLWVLDTGSPMFRPTTPGGPKLVRVDLDTDTVAQVITFPTDVALPSTYLNDVRFDLRRGEAGTAYITDSSDSGPNGIIVVDLASGASWRRLHDHPSTKAEPLETFRPVVEGRPFLERPADGPPKPVTMGADGIAISADGSRLHYCPLASRRWYSVSTDALTDRSTADDQVAASVVDEGDKGGASDGLETDDAGRLYLTSYEHDAVLRRLPDGGYETVAHDPRLLWPDTMSVASDGHLYVTANQLHRQAKYQRGQDLRRKPYALFRIRIDAGPVRLR; from the coding sequence GTGAGCGGGCCGGTCGCCGCCGAGCCGGTCGGCGAGCTGGAACTCGTCCACGCCTTCACCGGCCCGATGCCCACCGGCGTGAGCGTCTCGCACACCGGCCGGATCTTCGTCAACTTCCCGAAGTGGGGCGACGAGGTGCCCGCCACGGTGGTCGAACTGCGCGACGGCCGCGAGGTGCCCTTCCCCGACGAACGGTGGAACAGCCCGTCGGGCGACGACGACGCGGAGGCGTTCGTGTCGGTGCAGAGCGTCGTCGTCGACCCCGCCGACCGGCTCTGGGTCCTCGACACCGGCAGCCCGATGTTCCGCCCCACCACGCCCGGCGGCCCGAAACTGGTCCGCGTCGACCTGGACACCGACACCGTCGCCCAGGTGATCACCTTCCCGACCGACGTCGCCCTGCCCAGCACCTACCTCAACGACGTGCGCTTCGACCTGCGCCGCGGCGAGGCGGGCACCGCCTACATCACCGACTCCTCCGACTCCGGCCCGAACGGGATCATCGTGGTGGACCTGGCCAGCGGCGCGTCCTGGCGGCGGCTGCACGACCATCCGTCCACGAAGGCCGAGCCGCTGGAGACGTTCCGGCCGGTGGTCGAGGGCCGGCCGTTCCTGGAGCGCCCCGCCGACGGGCCGCCGAAGCCGGTGACGATGGGCGCGGACGGCATCGCCATCTCCGCCGACGGGTCCCGGCTCCACTACTGCCCGCTCGCCTCCCGCCGCTGGTACAGCGTGTCCACCGACGCGCTCACCGACCGCTCGACTGCCGACGATCAGGTCGCCGCGTCGGTGGTGGACGAGGGCGACAAGGGCGGCGCCTCCGACGGCCTGGAGACCGACGACGCCGGCCGGCTCTACCTCACGTCGTACGAGCACGACGCGGTGCTGCGCCGCCTCCCCGACGGCGGATACGAGACCGTGGCCCACGACCCGCGGCTGCTGTGGCCCGACACCATGTCCGTGGCGAGCGACGGGCACCTGTACGTGACCGCCAACCAGTTGCACCGCCAGGCGAAGTACCAGCGCGGGCAGGACCTCCGGCGCAAGCCGTACGCCCTGTTCCGCATCCGGATCGACGCCGGCCCGGTCCGGCTGCGCTGA
- a CDS encoding heavy metal translocating P-type ATPase, with product MPHETHHHDGHPPRATGASDTHAGQHAHGAGGHAGHDKHAGHDPEMFRRKFWLSLALTVPIVLTSEMVMDWFGYRLEFPGMAWVGPVLGTVVFLYGGWPFLAGAVREVRDRAPGMMLLIAMAITVAYVASAATALGVFDLDFWWELAALVTIMLLGHWQEMKAIGQAQGALSALAALLPDDAERVAADGGVERVSVADLRVDDLVLVRPGARVPADGRIVEGGAELDESMVTGESRPVSRGVGDRVVAGTVATDAAVRVRVEAVGEDTALAGIQRLVAQAQQSSGRAQVLADRFAAWLFYVATVVALATLVTWAVLGDLGGAVVRTVTVLVIACPHALGLAIPLVIALSTAVAARGGILVKDRLALERMRTVDAVLFDKTGTLTRGEHVVSGVAATGNGSEDEVLALAAAVEADSEHPLARAIVTAGAGRGVARRATGFRSLTGRGVRAEVDGTAYAVGGPALLRELGARTPDDLADRQGEWSRRGAAVLHLLRLDGDTATVLGALALEDQVRPEAREAIAELREQGVGKIVMITGDARPVAEAVAADLGFRPGVDEVFAEVLPADKDDAVADLQRRGLRVAMVGDGVNDAPALARADVGIAIGAGTDVAIESAGVVLASSDPRGVTGVIRLSRASYRKMIQNLGWAAGYNVVALPLAAGVLAWAGVTLSPAVGAILMSASTIVVALNAQLLRRVRLRPREE from the coding sequence ATGCCCCACGAGACGCACCACCACGACGGCCACCCGCCCCGCGCGACGGGTGCCTCCGACACGCACGCCGGCCAGCACGCCCACGGCGCGGGCGGGCACGCCGGGCACGACAAGCACGCCGGGCACGACCCGGAGATGTTCCGCCGGAAGTTCTGGCTGAGCCTGGCGCTCACCGTGCCGATCGTCCTGACCAGCGAGATGGTGATGGACTGGTTCGGCTACCGGCTGGAGTTCCCGGGCATGGCATGGGTCGGCCCGGTCCTCGGCACCGTCGTCTTCCTCTACGGCGGCTGGCCGTTCCTGGCCGGGGCCGTGCGGGAGGTGCGCGACCGGGCGCCCGGCATGATGCTGCTCATCGCGATGGCCATCACGGTGGCGTACGTCGCCTCGGCGGCCACCGCGCTCGGCGTCTTCGACCTGGACTTCTGGTGGGAACTCGCCGCCCTGGTCACGATCATGCTGCTCGGGCACTGGCAGGAGATGAAGGCCATCGGGCAGGCGCAGGGCGCGCTGTCCGCCCTGGCGGCGCTGCTGCCCGACGACGCCGAGCGGGTGGCGGCGGACGGTGGGGTCGAGCGGGTGTCCGTGGCGGACCTGCGGGTCGACGACCTGGTGCTGGTCCGGCCCGGTGCGCGGGTGCCGGCCGACGGCCGGATCGTCGAGGGCGGCGCCGAGCTGGACGAGTCCATGGTGACCGGCGAGTCGCGGCCGGTCTCCCGGGGCGTCGGGGACCGGGTGGTCGCCGGCACGGTGGCCACCGACGCGGCGGTCCGGGTACGCGTCGAGGCGGTCGGCGAGGACACCGCGCTGGCCGGCATCCAGCGCCTGGTGGCCCAGGCCCAGCAGTCCAGCGGTCGCGCGCAGGTGCTCGCCGACCGCTTCGCCGCCTGGCTGTTCTACGTCGCGACCGTGGTGGCCCTGGCGACCCTGGTGACCTGGGCCGTGCTCGGCGACCTCGGCGGGGCCGTGGTGCGTACCGTCACCGTGCTGGTGATCGCCTGCCCGCACGCGCTGGGCCTGGCCATCCCGCTGGTGATCGCGCTGTCGACCGCCGTGGCGGCCAGGGGCGGGATCCTGGTCAAGGACCGGTTGGCGCTGGAGCGGATGCGCACGGTCGACGCGGTGCTGTTCGACAAGACCGGCACCCTCACCCGGGGCGAGCACGTGGTGTCGGGGGTGGCGGCCACGGGGAACGGCAGCGAGGACGAGGTGCTCGCCCTGGCGGCGGCGGTGGAGGCGGACAGCGAGCATCCGCTGGCCCGGGCCATCGTGACCGCCGGGGCCGGGCGCGGCGTGGCCCGGCGGGCGACGGGGTTCCGCTCGCTGACCGGGCGCGGCGTCCGCGCCGAGGTCGACGGCACGGCGTACGCCGTCGGGGGTCCCGCCCTGCTCCGCGAGCTGGGCGCGCGGACGCCGGACGACCTGGCCGACCGGCAGGGCGAGTGGTCGCGCCGGGGCGCGGCGGTGCTGCACCTGCTGCGCCTCGACGGCGACACGGCCACCGTCCTCGGCGCCCTGGCGCTGGAGGACCAGGTCCGTCCCGAGGCCCGCGAGGCGATCGCCGAGCTGCGGGAGCAGGGCGTCGGCAAGATCGTCATGATCACCGGGGACGCCCGCCCGGTCGCCGAGGCGGTCGCCGCCGACCTCGGGTTCCGTCCCGGCGTCGACGAGGTGTTCGCCGAGGTGCTGCCCGCCGACAAGGACGACGCCGTGGCCGACCTGCAACGGCGCGGGCTGCGGGTGGCGATGGTCGGCGACGGGGTGAACGACGCCCCCGCCCTGGCCCGGGCCGACGTGGGCATCGCCATCGGCGCCGGCACCGACGTGGCGATCGAGTCCGCCGGGGTGGTGCTCGCCTCGTCCGACCCGCGGGGCGTCACCGGCGTGATCCGGCTGTCGCGGGCCTCGTACCGCAAGATGATCCAGAACCTGGGCTGGGCGGCCGGCTACAACGTCGTCGCCCTTCCGCTGGCCGCGGGCGTGCTGGCCTGGGCCGGGGTGACGCTCAGCCCGGCGGTCGGCGCGATCCTGATGTCCGCCTCGACGATCGTGGTGGCGCTCAACGCCCAACTGCTGCGCCGCGTACGCCTGCGCCCTCGGGAGGAGTGA
- a CDS encoding ArsR/SmtB family transcription factor has translation MFDIAVIEDPAAAEASLDPMRARLLAALAEPASATMLAARVGLPRQKVNYHLRALEQHGLVELVEERRKGNVTERVMRATAASYVISPAALAAVRPDPAQSPDRLSARWLLALAARLVQDVGALVTGAERAKRRVATFAVDGTVRFASAADRAAFAEELAATVTALVGRYHDENAPGGREHRVVVALHPSTDPDDSTANEEH, from the coding sequence ATGTTCGACATCGCAGTGATCGAGGACCCGGCGGCGGCCGAGGCGTCGCTGGACCCGATGCGGGCCCGGCTGCTGGCCGCGCTCGCCGAGCCGGCCTCGGCGACGATGCTCGCCGCCCGCGTCGGCCTGCCCCGACAGAAGGTCAACTACCACCTCCGGGCGCTGGAGCAGCACGGCCTGGTCGAACTGGTGGAGGAGCGCCGGAAGGGCAACGTGACCGAGCGGGTCATGCGGGCGACCGCGGCGTCGTACGTGATCTCGCCCGCCGCCCTCGCCGCCGTCCGGCCCGACCCGGCGCAGTCGCCGGACCGGCTGTCGGCGCGGTGGCTGCTGGCACTGGCCGCCCGCCTGGTGCAGGACGTCGGCGCGCTCGTCACCGGCGCGGAGCGGGCGAAGCGGCGGGTGGCGACGTTCGCGGTCGACGGCACCGTCCGGTTCGCCTCGGCGGCCGACCGGGCGGCCTTCGCCGAGGAACTGGCGGCCACCGTCACCGCCCTGGTCGGCAGGTACCACGACGAGAACGCCCCCGGCGGCCGCGAGCACCGGGTGGTGGTCGCCCTGCACCCCAGCACCGACCCCGACGACAGCACCGCGAACGAGGAGCACTGA
- a CDS encoding SRPBCC family protein, which produces MGHHFELRKDVELAATPEQVWEAIATGPGIDSWFMGRTEVEPGEGGRTRLTMAGHVEESTITAWEPGKRLADRTEPAPDGTFMAMEYLIEGRERGSTTLRLVQSGVLGDDWETEYEAMGIGWDMYLGTLAAYLAHFPGRTATPVSAFRPGVGGADRAWAAVAEALGAAGPLAEGERVRFTVAGLPPIEGVVDLAGLPTYVGVRTADALYRFLHSGAERGDALVLGHHVFAPGQDPARSERAWQDWLAALPVG; this is translated from the coding sequence ATGGGACACCACTTCGAGCTGCGCAAGGACGTCGAGCTGGCCGCCACGCCCGAGCAGGTGTGGGAAGCCATCGCCACCGGTCCGGGCATCGACTCCTGGTTCATGGGCCGCACGGAGGTCGAGCCGGGCGAGGGCGGCCGGACCCGCCTGACGATGGCCGGCCACGTCGAGGAGTCGACGATCACCGCCTGGGAGCCCGGCAAACGGCTCGCCGACCGCACCGAACCGGCCCCGGACGGCACGTTCATGGCCATGGAATACCTGATCGAGGGCCGCGAGCGGGGCAGCACGACCCTGCGGCTCGTCCAGAGCGGCGTCCTCGGGGACGACTGGGAGACCGAGTACGAGGCCATGGGGATCGGCTGGGACATGTACCTCGGGACGCTGGCCGCGTACCTCGCCCACTTCCCCGGCCGGACCGCGACCCCGGTCTCGGCCTTCCGCCCGGGCGTCGGCGGCGCGGACCGGGCGTGGGCGGCCGTGGCCGAAGCCCTCGGCGCGGCCGGTCCGCTCGCCGAGGGGGAGCGCGTCCGGTTCACCGTCGCCGGGCTGCCGCCGATCGAGGGCGTCGTCGACCTGGCCGGCCTGCCGACCTACGTCGGTGTCCGCACCGCCGACGCGCTCTACCGGTTCCTGCACTCCGGTGCCGAGCGCGGCGACGCCCTGGTCCTCGGCCACCACGTCTTCGCCCCCGGGCAGGACCCGGCCCGGAGCGAGCGGGCCTGGCAGGACTGGCTGGCCGCCCTGCCCGTCGGCTGA
- a CDS encoding alcohol dehydrogenase catalytic domain-containing protein: MKAVAVRRFGGPEVLEIVDVPVPEAGPGQVRVRVAAAAVNRIDLSTRNGALSEAGLLAPAPVVWLGWDVAGRVDQVGPGVTRFAPGDQVIGLRDVLSAGGAQAEYVVLDDRAVAPAPAGVPAARAAALPLAGLTADRSLTLTGLRAGQTLLVTGAAGGVGGLLLELATMRGVRTVAVADSDDEAVVRGLGATWFVPRTQRLAEAVRRKVPGGVDAVVDAAVVGVAAHEALRPEGTFVALVAPFAPPPLRATRVVVQEVFADGARLTELAALVGAGRLSPRVADTLPLDQVGVAHDRLAGGGLRGRLVLTP; the protein is encoded by the coding sequence ATGAAGGCTGTTGCCGTACGCCGCTTCGGCGGCCCCGAGGTCCTGGAAATCGTCGACGTACCTGTGCCCGAGGCCGGGCCCGGCCAGGTGCGCGTCCGCGTGGCCGCGGCGGCGGTCAACCGGATCGACCTGTCCACCCGCAATGGGGCGCTCAGCGAGGCCGGACTGCTCGCCCCCGCCCCGGTGGTGTGGCTCGGCTGGGACGTGGCCGGACGGGTCGACCAGGTCGGCCCCGGCGTCACCCGGTTCGCCCCCGGGGACCAGGTGATCGGCCTGCGCGACGTGCTGTCGGCCGGCGGCGCCCAGGCGGAGTACGTCGTCCTGGACGACCGCGCGGTGGCCCCGGCGCCGGCCGGCGTCCCCGCCGCGCGGGCCGCCGCCCTGCCGCTCGCCGGGCTCACGGCCGACCGGTCGCTCACCCTCACGGGCCTGCGCGCCGGGCAGACGCTGCTCGTCACCGGCGCCGCGGGCGGCGTCGGCGGGCTGCTGCTCGAACTGGCCACCATGCGGGGCGTGCGCACCGTGGCCGTCGCCGACTCCGACGACGAAGCGGTCGTCCGCGGCCTGGGCGCGACCTGGTTCGTGCCGCGCACGCAACGGCTCGCCGAGGCCGTACGCCGAAAGGTGCCCGGTGGCGTCGACGCGGTGGTCGACGCCGCGGTGGTCGGTGTCGCGGCGCACGAGGCACTGCGGCCGGAGGGCACCTTCGTGGCCCTGGTCGCACCGTTCGCGCCGCCGCCCCTGCGGGCCACGCGCGTCGTCGTGCAGGAGGTGTTCGCCGACGGCGCGCGGTTGACCGAACTGGCCGCGCTGGTGGGCGCGGGACGGCTCAGCCCGCGCGTCGCGGACACCCTGCCGCTGGACCAGGTCGGCGTGGCCCACGACCGCCTCGCCGGAGGCGGCCTGCGCGGGCGCCTCGTCCTCACGCCCTGA
- a CDS encoding winged helix-turn-helix transcriptional regulator yields MATLSAAQLREHQRDEYNAFLAQCPGHQLLATLSDKWVTLVLAALADGPLRYSDLSRTIPGASQKMLTQTLRKLERDGLLTRTVTPSVPVRVDYGITALGRTLLPIQQAIKNWAETHIEQVHRARAAYDRGAAG; encoded by the coding sequence ATGGCGACCCTCAGCGCCGCCCAGCTGCGGGAGCACCAGCGCGACGAGTACAACGCCTTCCTCGCGCAGTGCCCGGGTCACCAGCTGCTGGCGACGCTCAGCGACAAGTGGGTGACGCTGGTCCTCGCCGCCCTCGCCGACGGGCCCCTGCGCTACAGCGACCTGAGCCGCACCATCCCCGGGGCCAGCCAGAAGATGCTGACCCAGACGCTGCGCAAGCTGGAACGCGACGGCCTGCTCACCCGCACCGTCACGCCGTCGGTGCCGGTGCGCGTCGATTACGGGATCACCGCGCTGGGTCGTACCCTGCTTCCGATCCAACAGGCGATCAAGAACTGGGCCGAGACGCACATCGAGCAGGTTCATCGCGCCCGCGCCGCGTACGACCGCGGCGCCGCCGGCTGA